The sequence ATAACATAAAGGAACTCATCAGGGGCAGGAACATCGCCAGCACCCCAGTCATCATCAGCAGCACGCTTTCCACCAGCATGATCCGGTACTTTCTGACTAGTACCCTGGCCAGCCAGCCACCTATCATCACCGCCGCCACAATGCGGAGTGCATAAAATTGAGATCAGCTTTCATAATTACTGGAATGATTGAATAGCTGTCTCAATGCCTTGTCCTGCTACTGTGAAGAATGAAGGCCCTGCCAGCAGTATCACTTTGCTCAGTGGTTTGAAAGCTGCATAGTGTTTACTTTTAAGGTATTCAGCTACTTTATAAGCCTGCAGCATACCTTTGGTCACATTCTCTGCTACCAGTGCTGTCGGAGAGTCGATACCCGCATCTTTCAGATCACTTGCAAATGACAGAGAAGCTACATTCAGTGACAGTGCTTCACGCATAGCGACACTACCTACTTTCGTCATCAGCCCGGGTGTGAATTGATTACGATCGCCGAGACCGATGAGCAACAGTTTCTTTGCCTTGATCTTGCCCGCTGGTGGTGTGATGAGAATTGTTTCCAATGCATGACCTGCAAACTGGCCGGACTTACGGATTTCAGTGATAAGGCCATTGGTGGCTTCATCCAGATATACCATGCCATTGAGTGCTGCTGGCAGGGCAGGAGGGGCGTTGAAAATATCGCCTTCGGTATATTCAAATACACAGGCTATCTGCAGGTCTGCTACAGCTGCAGAAGGTCCTTGTACAAGCCCTTCGATGGTGACGCCATCTACTTTGCCCCAGGCTTTGGAGGTGCCTACAGCAGTATTAGTTTGCTGTGCATGTACAAAAATGTGTGCGAGTAATAATGTGGTTACAACTATTGTGCGTTTCATGTTTATTAAAATTTAAATGCGACATGTGTATTTACGAAGATGCCATAAGGAGTAGCGCCAGTTAAATACAGCATCTGCCTGCAATACGAAGTGCTCACCAAATGGCATGTTACTGTAATGATGCAGGTCTATCAGGTTCACCGGACCTGGAGATGGTTTCATGTTATGATGTTTTTACAGGGGGCAATCTGTATGCCGAGGGTTAACATGCTTTAAATCAATTGTTTAAAATAAATATAGACAATGGCTTATTTACCGTATTTCGTATTTTGAATAAAAAAAACAAAACCGCACCCGGAAAAGGAGTGCGGTTTCGAAAAATATATTGCAGGGTGAATTACACAGTAATCGCTTCGTATGCTTTTTCCATCGCAGTATCCTGTACACCTGGTACACTCAAACCTTCTGCTCTTACCACGGTCACATCCGTCATGCCCATAAACCCTAACACCGCTCTCAGGTAATTTTCTGTATAATCATACACCTTCATCATTCCTTCAGAATAGACGCCTCCTGTAGAAATAGCCAGATATACTTTCTTGCCTTTCACCAATCCTTCCGGTCCATTTGCTCCATAGCTAAATGTCTTTCCTCTTCTGGCAATATGATCAATCCATGACTTCAGATTGGAAGTAATACTGAAGTTATACATCGGTGCGCCGATTACCACTACATCTGCTGCCAGCAATTCAGCAATTGCTTCGTCAGAATGTGCAATCGCACTCACCTGCTCAGCAGATCTATTTTCTTCAGGGGTAAAAAAGGATTGAATATGCGCTTCTTCCAGGTGCGGAAACGGTGCTGCGGCCAGGTCGCGAATTACTACAGTGCTACCGGGATGAGCAGCAGTCAGCTTTTCAACAATGGCATTTCCTAATTGTGCGCTATACGACTGAGACTTTCTTGGGCTGGTGATCAAATGCAATATTCTCATGATGCTTATTTTTAAATTTTAACCCAAAAGTATCTACAATCTCCTCGCGGCTGGCGATACTATATTCCCGGATAGCACTATCCTACAGGATAGTAATATGTCGTATTTTTGTACCATGAGCGTACGAACCAAAGAAACATGCAGAAAACACATCATTCCTGTCAAAGATGCCCTTGATGTACTCGGTGGCAGGTGGAAGCTCCAGCTCCTGATTCATTTGGGCTTTGGTCCCCGTCGTTTCAACCAGCTCGCCAAAGAGCTGGCTCCCATTACAGACAGAACCCTTTCCAAAGAGCTAAAAAGCCTGGAAGCTAACAAGATTATTTCACGCACCGAATATGATGCTTTCCCTCCTGTAGTAGAATACAGGATCACGCCCCACGGAGAATCACTGTTTGCCGTGATTTCAGAACTCGGCAACTGGGGGCGTGCCCATAGAAAGTTAATAATGGATAAGTAAAGTTGTGCTCAGGAAAAGTCTCTGAAAATATCGGCCACCGCAGTTGTCAGCTCCTTCGCCAGCAAAGGCTTTTTTAGCAACTTCACCACCATGGGATTGGCATACGTGCGGCTGATATCACTATAATCAAGCGAAGAGGATACCATGATCACATGGCACTGCGATTTGATCTTAGCAGGATAACTATCAAAAGCCTCCAGGAAATCAAACCCATCCATCTCCGGCATTTGTATATCCAACAATATTATGGTAGGAGGAATACGAGGTAATGTTATATTGGACGATAGAAACTCAAGCGCTTTATTGGCATTATTAAAAGCAAGTATAGTCCGGCTGATCTGCTGTATGGCAATCAACTTTTCATGCAATAGAAGGTCCACTTCATTGTCATCTATCAAAATCACACGTAAATCAGGAATCGAAATCATTTCTGTTCGGAATGCTTATTTCAAATTGTGTACCTTCTCCATACTTGGATTCTACATTGATCGTACCGCCAATCTTGTTCAGGGCTTCTTTCACTATATAAAGGCCAATGCCGCTGCCCGGCTTGTTGTTATTCTTAGATCTGAAGAACATTTTGAAGATGTTGTTCAGGTGTTCACTTAATATACCAATACCATTGTCCGATATTACCAGCGTTGCCTTGTGGGGCTCTACTTTTACTGCCAGGTTCACTTTTGGATGCACCTCATCCGGTTTCTGATATTTAACAGCATTTGATATAAGGTTGTTTAAAATTACACTAATTCGGAAAGTATCTCCCTTAAATTCAACCGGCTGGTCTACATTGACCTGGAACTCTATCGCTGTATTCTGATGTTTGAATTGTGTGATACATTCATTCAGCAGATGGTCAAAAGTAATTTTCTCATACTCCACATCCAATCTTGAATTGCGATAGTATTCAATAATCTTTTGAATAAAGCCATCCAGTTTCTGAATACATACTTCGATCATATTCAGATAGCCGTTAGGGTCAGTAACAGAGTTATCCAGTCTGCTCAGGTTAATGATACCCAGTACAGACATGAGCGGAGAGCGAAGGTCATGCGAAGTAGAGTAGATAAAGCGGTTCAGCTCATCATTGATCTTTTCCAGTTCGATGATCTTTTCTTTCAGTTGTTTGCGGGTTGCATATATTTCGTAGGCATTCTGAATGGTTCTGTGCAGCTCGTGCTCATCCCATGGTTTCTTGATATAGGAGAAGATATGCCCCTTGTTGATGGCATCGATAATGTCTTCTACATCGGTATAGCCGGTGAGCAGGATACGCATGGGATCAGGCAAGGTATCTTTAATCTCATTAAAGAATTCAACACCGGTAGATACGGGCATCTTCTGGTCAGCGATGATAATGTGTACATCGATGCTCTTTAGTAACTGCTTGCCTTCCTGGGCGGAGTTTGCTGTGTAAATTTCATAACTGCGGCGGAAGCTGGCTTTAAAAGCATTTAGGTTGTGTACTTCGTCGTCAATGTAGAGAATCCTGATACGGTTTTCTTTCATCCACTAATGTTTTATACAAAAAACGATAATGATTTAATTGCAGGGCTCTATTCCTGTCTGGGGGGGTACCATCGGAGCAAGACACTAGGTCATAGTGTTTATCTTCAATGGTAAATATATAATAAATTCTGCACCTTCCCCGGGTGCAGTATTAACGAATATCCGTCCCTGATGTTTTTCTATGATACTGAATACGATAGAAAGGCCCAGGCCTGTACCTTCGCCTACGTCTTTGGTAGTAAAGAATGGGTCGAAGATCTTTTCTTTTACTTTTTCTGTCATACCCGGACCAGTGTCTTTGATACTGATCACGGCCATTTCATCTTCCTGCCAGGTAGTGATGATCACACTTTCTTCCCTGCCGTTTGAATGGGTATTAATCGCATTGAAGGCATTGGTCAGTATGTTCATGAATACCTGGTTCATTTTACCGGCATAGCATTCAATCTTAGGTAGTGTACCGTAGTGCTTCGTGACCGTTACATTTGGCGGAATGCTGTTCTTCAGGAGTACCAGCGTGCTATCCAGCCCTTCGTGCAGGTCTACCGATTTCACATCACTTTCGTCAAGGCGGCTGAAGGTACGTAATCCTTTGACAATCTCAGCCGTACGTGTGGCACCATCTTCAATACCTTTTATCAGTGAGGCTATTTCTTCGTGAATATAGTCAATGTCTATCTCTTGTTTGTAAGCCGCGATCTCCCGCAGTTCCATTTTTACATCGGTGGCGGTGGCGAGATCATCGTACTTATTAAGCAGCGTTTTAATATCTGCTATATCCATTTTGAGCGGCTTGATATTGGAAGTGACAAAGTTGATCGGGTTATTGATTTCGTGTGCAATACCAGCAGTAAGCTGACCCAGAGATGCCATTTTCTCTCTTTCCACTAGTTGTGTCTGTGCGTCTTTCAGGTTTTTGAGGGCTACATTCAGCTCTTCATTGCTGGCCTGTAACTCTTCCGTACGTTTATGCACTTTGTCTTCCAGTATAATATTCTGCTCTCTTACAAGGCGCTCATTCTCCTGTGAGGCTTGCAGGGCTTCGGCTCTGAATACATTGATCTTGTGTGCCAGTGCGAAGGAGAGGAGCAGGGCTTCCATTCCTGAGCCGATCTGCAGTGCATAATAGGTAAAGTCATTATATGGCAGCACGTTCATATTGCGTAGTACGAATATGATCACACTGACGAGGAACACAGACCATGCCAGCAAAAAGAAACGGGCGGAGCTATAGCCCATCCGGCTCATCCTGAGTGGTACGATAAATACGATGACGGCAGCGGCAGAAACTACCAGCTGTACCCACACCTGCGCAATGGTATACCAATCCAGCAGGGCAGGAATGAAACATACCAGGTATGCATAAATGAGGTAGTTGATCAGGTTGTGTCCACGCCTGTAATGTTGCTTCGTTTGCAGGAACTGCTGTACGAACATCAATGCCGTTAGTCCATTGAAGATGGGTACCAGTACGGTGGCATGTATTTCCATCCAGGGCCACGAAGGCCATAGAAAGCGGAAGGCAAACCCCTGCAGGGTAGCTTGTGTGAGGCCTACGAAGATATTGTAGGCTACATAGATCAGGTAACTGTTATCCTTGGTAGAAAGGAAGATAAAGAGGTTATAAAACGACATAGCGAGGATGACCCCGACATACAACCCGAAGATAAGTCCCCGGGAGCTGTTTTTGGTCGTAATCTGCTCTTTGGTACCAATGTAGATAGGCAGTTGTAACTGTTCTCCCGCCTTGATGCGCAGGTAGTACAAATGGGTACTGTGTGCCTGGAATACGAGGGGGAATATATAGTTCTGATGATCGAAAATTCTGTTGTGAAACTGGGTGAATTCCCCTAGTCTGGTTTCTTTGTAACTGCCATCAGGCATTTGTTCAAAGAGGGTAATATCGTCGATGGTGGGATATTCTACTTCCAGCAGCAGTTTGCGGGCGGCGCCGGGGTTTTCGATATGGAACCGTGCCCAATGGGTATAGGGTGTGATTTGCAGGTTAGGTACATTCTCTCCTGGTGAGACAAAGGAAATGTGTTGCACATCTCCGATCCCGAGCTTGTTTGACTTGTCAGTAAATAATTCAAGGTATTTGCCTATGCGGGTGAGGGGCATGCCTTCCTCATATACAAAGGGAGCTGCTGCCTGCGTATGCAGATAGCATAATAGGGCGAATAACCATAAGGTAATGATCCGGAACATGCGATAAATTTAGAAAAAATTCACCTTTCACTCTGCACTTTGGTATATTGATAGTCGGGAATTTCCAGGTGATAACTGACTTCGTAAGAGCCTTTGGGGCCAACTTCTGTTTTGGTTTGAACAAGATGTTCGCGCAGATCATAGATAAGTTCCCGCTCCTTTGGATCTGCATATTCCAGGGTATTGACGTCGTTGATCACCATGGCAGTGGCTACGAAGTCGTCTTTAGGATAGAAAAAGGTGCCTTTATCGCCGAGGGATTCGTCGATCATAAATCCTACTCTCTTTCCGATACGTGTGGTGATGGGTGCACATAATACGTGAAAATTATCTATTGGCAGCTGTGCAGCGAGTACTACGCCTGCCCTGGCCAGTACCTGGCTACCGATGCCCATACCGGCTACTTCCTTGGAGTTCCACATTGCACAGATCTCCGCACTACCGGGTTTCACCATGTCATAGATCTTGTTGTCGTACTTGCCGATCGCAGTTTCTATAGGCAGGGGAATGACACCGTCAGCCAGCTGTACTCTGGCGCCACCGTAGGTTTTGGTGCGGGATTCATCTTCAACAATAATTACAATACTATTTTCATGTTGCATCCAGTCCGCATTACCGGACGTGATTTTAGCAATCCCAAAATAGATCTCCAACAACCGGAGGTGGCCGTTGTAAAACCTCAGGCAGGCTTCAGGATCGTCTGGTGCTCTAAATGCCCTTACTGTAATCATGATTTTGCATGTGGGTACTCTTTAATAATAGCATTGGTACTAGGGATGGAGGGAACATAGCTGCATTGCATTCGTTTGCAAAGAATGCAATGCAGTTATGTTCTAACCAGCTTGATTTAAACAAATATCTGCTCGAAGTCTACATAATACCTGCCAGAGCTTTTGTATTGATTCAGCAATATGCGCCTGCAGGTGTCTGTAACAGCAGCACCTCCCAATACAACGGAGGAGGCCAGCTGTGGCCAGGTGGTGATAGTTTTACCAATTTCGCTCAGGGAGTATTTCATCCTGGCAGACATATCATCCAGGGCAACCATGGGACGGAAGATGGGTAATTTTTCTGCGTCAGTCAGCCCTTTTAAGCGTTCCAGGTCCAGATCGGCAGGGATAAAACCATGCAGCAGGGGCCTGTCAGGCTCAAGGTCAAAACGTTCTACATCCACCATCCCTCTGTCATTGGTGTCCATTATTACCGGGATTTGCAAAGCTTTTGCCTTTACCCGGCTCAGAATTTTTATATCGATTCCATCACATTCTTCTATCAGTACATCCAGATTACCATCAGCAGTAAAAAAGTCATCCAGGTTCTGCTCTGTTGCGCCATCCAGGTAACATTTTACTTTGATGAAAGGATCCAGTTCTGCTATTTCCCTGGCTGCTACTACAGCCTTGGATATTTGTATATTGTGTATGCCCGTACGGATACGGTTCATATTGGTCAGTTCTACTTTATCAAAATCCGATAGTCTCAACTCTCCACACACTCTTTCCATAGCAATCGTAAGCGCGATACTGCCACCTACTGAGAGACCGATAATGCCGATCTTCTTTGTACGCAGTGTTTCAATTTCTTCTTTCGTGATCTTATGCTGGTTGCGGCTTGTGCGCAATGCAATAAAATCTTCTTCATCTACTATGTGCACTACTCTGTCAGCCCATGGATAATACACCCATACTCCGATTTCTTCCAGCGCCTGTGTTCCAACATAAGCGGCTAAATGCTGCTCATACTCTTCAGGTGTCAAACGCTTGGTCGGGTTGCTGATCTTAATGAGTTCCTTCAACTGTGATACGATGTGGTCATGAACGCGGATATGCGGGTTATTACTCAATAAGCTGGTAAGGGATTTATACTCTTCGGCATTTCCCAACCTATAAAAGGATGGTGTGAAATTGTCTGTTTCTGGCTGTTGTTGTTTTATATGTTCTTCTAATTGTCTCATTTTGCCTGGCATAAAAAAATTATGAACAACGAATGGTATAAATTGGAATATGAATTGTATAATTAATAAATTTAATATTGTATCAGCACCCACCCCTAAGTGTAGAGATATGTATCGGCATAAGGTTGAAGCCCTCTGAAGGCCTGGTTAGTTAGCGTACTACATATATTAGTTCGTCATCATGTAGTTTCGGGACAAATAGTTTTTATAATCAAATAAAAAAAATTGTTAAAGTTTCACATGAAAGCTATGGTAAAATAACAATTAATTTCAAAAGAATGTGATTTATAGACGTTATTTTAGGAATAAACCGTGAAATACGTAGTTGCCACAACGCCGTCATTGATTAAATTTTTTTAATAATTGGTGTAGTATTTGTGGCATACAGCAGGTCGTCGTAAATTGAATAATTATCTACATCATGATTTTAATACCTGGTATATGAATAAAAGAGAATTTATTAAGTTAGCCGGTCTTGCCAGCGTAGCTGCTGCTGTGGGCAACCCTGCCGGTATGGTGAGTGCTGCTTCATTGAAGGGAAAAAAAGAAACGAACGGAAATAGCCCAAAAGCTCCTTTTACTGTGCCTGCCTTGCCGTATGCTTTTGATGCACTGGAACCAAACATCGACAAGACGACAATGGAAATCCACCATGATAAGCATCATGGCGCCTATGTGAAAAATCTGAACGACGCTGTAAAAGGTACTAAGTACGAAAGCCTGACGCTGGATGAAATCCTGGCTACAATAAAAGCAGATGATAAAGCCATTCGTAACAATGGTGGTGGTCACTACAATCACTCTCTGTTCTGGACATTGCTGTCACCTACTAAAACTACTCCATCCGACAAGCTGAAAGCCGCTGTAACAGCATCTTTTGGCTCATGGGAGAAATTCCAGGATGCGTTCAATACTGCTGCAAAAACAGTATTTGGTTCTGGTTGGGCATGGCTCATTGTTACACCAGCTAAGAAGCTGCAGGTGATATCGACACCAAATCAGGATAATCCTTTAATGAAAGGGATTGTGAAGGAAACGGGTACGCCGGTTCTGGCACTGGATGTATGGGAGCATGCTTATTATCTGAAGTATCATAACGTGCGTCCTGATTATATCAGTGCTTTCTGGAATGTGATTAACTGGAATGAAGTGGATAAGTTGTATGCTGCGGCAGTGAAATAATTAACCAAATTAAAAGGGCTGGCTTTTCGCCAGCCCTTTTAATTTGTGTGCAAACAAAAACGCTCTTGCCGTAGGCAAGAGCGTTTTTGTTTGCTTATTTATTTATTCATTTTCGCTTAAAGAACACAAACCCATTTTTCTCTCCTATCACTTCCAGATTCGGATCCTTCCTCCACGGCTCACTATCAGTAATTCTACAAATAAAATACGTCGGCTTATCCACCGGTCCTTTCAACA is a genomic window of Chitinophaga sp. LS1 containing:
- a CDS encoding winged helix-turn-helix transcriptional regulator, producing the protein MSVRTKETCRKHIIPVKDALDVLGGRWKLQLLIHLGFGPRRFNQLAKELAPITDRTLSKELKSLEANKIISRTEYDAFPPVVEYRITPHGESLFAVISELGNWGRAHRKLIMDK
- a CDS encoding FMN-dependent NADH-azoreductase produces the protein MRILHLITSPRKSQSYSAQLGNAIVEKLTAAHPGSTVVIRDLAAAPFPHLEEAHIQSFFTPEENRSAEQVSAIAHSDEAIAELLAADVVVIGAPMYNFSITSNLKSWIDHIARRGKTFSYGANGPEGLVKGKKVYLAISTGGVYSEGMMKVYDYTENYLRAVLGFMGMTDVTVVRAEGLSVPGVQDTAMEKAYEAITV
- a CDS encoding M17 family peptidase N-terminal domain-containing protein, with translation MKRTIVVTTLLLAHIFVHAQQTNTAVGTSKAWGKVDGVTIEGLVQGPSAAVADLQIACVFEYTEGDIFNAPPALPAALNGMVYLDEATNGLITEIRKSGQFAGHALETILITPPAGKIKAKKLLLIGLGDRNQFTPGLMTKVGSVAMREALSLNVASLSFASDLKDAGIDSPTALVAENVTKGMLQAYKVAEYLKSKHYAAFKPLSKVILLAGPSFFTVAGQGIETAIQSFQ
- a CDS encoding sensor histidine kinase, with translation MKENRIRILYIDDEVHNLNAFKASFRRSYEIYTANSAQEGKQLLKSIDVHIIIADQKMPVSTGVEFFNEIKDTLPDPMRILLTGYTDVEDIIDAINKGHIFSYIKKPWDEHELHRTIQNAYEIYATRKQLKEKIIELEKINDELNRFIYSTSHDLRSPLMSVLGIINLSRLDNSVTDPNGYLNMIEVCIQKLDGFIQKIIEYYRNSRLDVEYEKITFDHLLNECITQFKHQNTAIEFQVNVDQPVEFKGDTFRISVILNNLISNAVKYQKPDEVHPKVNLAVKVEPHKATLVISDNGIGILSEHLNNIFKMFFRSKNNNKPGSGIGLYIVKEALNKIGGTINVESKYGEGTQFEISIPNRNDFDS
- a CDS encoding ThiF family adenylyltransferase — protein: MRQLEEHIKQQQPETDNFTPSFYRLGNAEEYKSLTSLLSNNPHIRVHDHIVSQLKELIKISNPTKRLTPEEYEQHLAAYVGTQALEEIGVWVYYPWADRVVHIVDEEDFIALRTSRNQHKITKEEIETLRTKKIGIIGLSVGGSIALTIAMERVCGELRLSDFDKVELTNMNRIRTGIHNIQISKAVVAAREIAELDPFIKVKCYLDGATEQNLDDFFTADGNLDVLIEECDGIDIKILSRVKAKALQIPVIMDTNDRGMVDVERFDLEPDRPLLHGFIPADLDLERLKGLTDAEKLPIFRPMVALDDMSARMKYSLSEIGKTITTWPQLASSVVLGGAAVTDTCRRILLNQYKSSGRYYVDFEQIFV
- a CDS encoding two-component system response regulator codes for the protein MISIPDLRVILIDDNEVDLLLHEKLIAIQQISRTILAFNNANKALEFLSSNITLPRIPPTIILLDIQMPEMDGFDFLEAFDSYPAKIKSQCHVIMVSSSLDYSDISRTYANPMVVKLLKKPLLAKELTTAVADIFRDFS
- a CDS encoding 7TM diverse intracellular signaling domain-containing protein; the protein is MFRIITLWLFALLCYLHTQAAAPFVYEEGMPLTRIGKYLELFTDKSNKLGIGDVQHISFVSPGENVPNLQITPYTHWARFHIENPGAARKLLLEVEYPTIDDITLFEQMPDGSYKETRLGEFTQFHNRIFDHQNYIFPLVFQAHSTHLYYLRIKAGEQLQLPIYIGTKEQITTKNSSRGLIFGLYVGVILAMSFYNLFIFLSTKDNSYLIYVAYNIFVGLTQATLQGFAFRFLWPSWPWMEIHATVLVPIFNGLTALMFVQQFLQTKQHYRRGHNLINYLIYAYLVCFIPALLDWYTIAQVWVQLVVSAAAVIVFIVPLRMSRMGYSSARFFLLAWSVFLVSVIIFVLRNMNVLPYNDFTYYALQIGSGMEALLLSFALAHKINVFRAEALQASQENERLVREQNIILEDKVHKRTEELQASNEELNVALKNLKDAQTQLVEREKMASLGQLTAGIAHEINNPINFVTSNIKPLKMDIADIKTLLNKYDDLATATDVKMELREIAAYKQEIDIDYIHEEIASLIKGIEDGATRTAEIVKGLRTFSRLDESDVKSVDLHEGLDSTLVLLKNSIPPNVTVTKHYGTLPKIECYAGKMNQVFMNILTNAFNAINTHSNGREESVIITTWQEDEMAVISIKDTGPGMTEKVKEKIFDPFFTTKDVGEGTGLGLSIVFSIIEKHQGRIFVNTAPGEGAEFIIYLPLKINTMT
- a CDS encoding superoxide dismutase; its protein translation is MNKREFIKLAGLASVAAAVGNPAGMVSAASLKGKKETNGNSPKAPFTVPALPYAFDALEPNIDKTTMEIHHDKHHGAYVKNLNDAVKGTKYESLTLDEILATIKADDKAIRNNGGGHYNHSLFWTLLSPTKTTPSDKLKAAVTASFGSWEKFQDAFNTAAKTVFGSGWAWLIVTPAKKLQVISTPNQDNPLMKGIVKETGTPVLALDVWEHAYYLKYHNVRPDYISAFWNVINWNEVDKLYAAAVK